The following coding sequences are from one Reyranella humidisoli window:
- a CDS encoding CaiB/BaiF CoA transferase family protein, protein MAGPLDGVRILDCTTVVLGPWAAQQLGDLGADVIKIEPPEGDTTRQLGPARNPGMAAFYLGCNRSKRSIVLDLKQESGRKALFKLAETADVVMHNYRPGPAKRLGVEYEAFEKINPRLVYLATYGYRAAGPMGAKAAYDDIIQAGSGLAALQTVVAGEPRFLPTIVADKTSSNGVVSALLAALFARERTGKGQAVEVPMYETLVSFVMVEHLYGETFKPALDTAGYKRVLNKERRPYPSKDGYFALLPYTDSHWREFCTLVGREDLARDERFQGMANRLKNVEQYYSTLAGLCAERTNAEWVELLKNSNVPHGPVNTLDDLFVDPQLEATGFWKDVDHPTEGKLRMTDIPPRFSKTKPEIKRLQPRLGEHSVEVLQEAGFTQGEIDAMLKSGTTRTAPAT, encoded by the coding sequence ATGGCAGGTCCGTTGGACGGCGTTCGCATTCTCGACTGCACGACCGTCGTGCTGGGCCCCTGGGCGGCGCAGCAGTTGGGCGATCTCGGGGCGGACGTCATCAAGATCGAGCCGCCGGAAGGCGACACGACGCGCCAGCTCGGGCCGGCCCGCAATCCCGGCATGGCCGCCTTCTACCTCGGCTGCAATCGCTCCAAGCGTTCGATCGTTCTCGACCTCAAGCAGGAGTCCGGGCGCAAGGCGCTGTTCAAGCTCGCCGAGACCGCCGACGTGGTGATGCACAACTATCGCCCCGGTCCCGCCAAGCGGCTGGGCGTAGAGTACGAGGCGTTCGAGAAGATCAATCCTCGCCTCGTCTATCTCGCGACCTACGGCTACCGCGCCGCCGGACCGATGGGCGCGAAGGCGGCCTACGACGACATCATCCAGGCCGGTTCCGGCCTGGCCGCGCTGCAGACCGTCGTGGCGGGCGAGCCGCGCTTCCTGCCGACCATCGTGGCTGACAAGACCAGCTCGAACGGCGTCGTCTCGGCGCTGCTGGCGGCCCTGTTCGCGCGCGAGCGTACCGGCAAGGGCCAGGCGGTCGAGGTGCCGATGTACGAGACGCTGGTCTCTTTCGTGATGGTCGAGCATCTCTATGGCGAGACCTTCAAGCCGGCACTCGACACGGCGGGCTACAAGCGCGTGCTCAACAAGGAGCGCCGCCCCTACCCGTCGAAGGACGGCTACTTCGCGCTGCTGCCTTACACCGACAGTCACTGGCGTGAGTTCTGCACCCTCGTGGGTCGCGAGGACCTGGCGAGGGACGAGCGCTTCCAGGGCATGGCCAACCGCCTGAAGAACGTCGAGCAGTACTACTCGACCCTGGCGGGCCTGTGCGCTGAGCGCACCAATGCGGAGTGGGTCGAGCTGCTGAAGAACTCCAACGTCCCGCACGGTCCGGTGAACACGCTCGACGACCTGTTCGTCGATCCGCAGCTCGAGGCGACCGGCTTCTGGAAGGACGTCGACCATCCGACCGAAGGCAAGTTGCGCATGACCGACATTCCGCCGCGCTTCAGCAAGACCAAACCCGAGATCAAGCGCCTGCAGCCGCGGCTGGGCGAGCACAGCGTCGAGGTCCTGCAGGAGGCCGGCTTTACGCAGGGCGAGATCGACGCCATGCTCAAGTCGGGCACGACCAGGACGGCTCCTGCAACCTAA
- the leuA gene encoding 2-isopropylmalate synthase, producing the protein MSSQNYQKPMMPIAAEKYVPFKPVPLPDRKWPNAVITKPPIWCAVDLRDGNQALIEPMDSDRKTRMFKLLCDMGFKEIEVGFPAASETDFDFVRELIEKKMIPDDVTIQVLTQSRPELIERTFEACRGAKRAIVHLYNSTSTLQRRVVFGLDYAGIIDIAVSGAKLVKQLADADPKTEWVFEYSPESFTGTELEFARDICAAVADIYKPTPQKKMIFNLPATVEMSSANVYADQIEWCHRNFKNRDSIILSLHPHNDRGTGVAAAELGYMAGADRIEGCLFGNGERTGNVDLVTLGLNMFTQGVDPEIDFSNINEIRQTVEYCNQLPVHPRHPYGGDLVFTAFSGSHQDAINKGFKALDASNSKVWEVPYLPIDPADLGRSYEAIIRINSQSGKGGIAYILKSDYGIDMPRLLQVEFSKRIQQIADETGKEIQPALIWETFRKEYLENTSPVAFDSHTTVPDPAHPDVRLLDAKVTFNGKPATISGRGNGPIAGYVDALGKNCGIQIRVRDYHQHATGAGSDAQAVSFIEAETANGKVLWGVGMDSNIVAASLKAVTSAANRAAAAK; encoded by the coding sequence ATGTCATCCCAGAATTACCAGAAGCCCATGATGCCGATCGCGGCGGAGAAGTACGTGCCCTTCAAGCCCGTGCCCCTCCCCGACCGCAAGTGGCCGAACGCCGTCATCACCAAGCCGCCGATCTGGTGCGCGGTCGACCTGCGCGACGGCAACCAGGCGCTGATCGAGCCGATGGACTCCGACCGCAAGACGCGGATGTTCAAGCTGCTCTGCGACATGGGCTTCAAGGAGATCGAGGTCGGCTTCCCGGCCGCGTCCGAAACCGACTTCGACTTCGTGCGCGAACTCATCGAGAAGAAGATGATCCCGGATGACGTGACCATCCAGGTGCTGACGCAGAGCCGGCCCGAGCTGATCGAGCGCACCTTCGAGGCCTGCCGCGGCGCCAAGCGCGCCATCGTTCATCTCTACAACTCCACCTCGACCCTGCAGCGCCGCGTCGTCTTCGGCCTCGACTATGCCGGCATCATCGACATCGCCGTGTCGGGCGCGAAACTGGTCAAGCAGCTCGCCGATGCCGATCCGAAGACCGAATGGGTGTTCGAATACTCGCCCGAGAGCTTTACCGGGACCGAGCTCGAGTTCGCGCGCGACATCTGCGCCGCCGTGGCCGACATCTACAAGCCGACGCCGCAGAAGAAGATGATCTTCAACCTGCCGGCCACCGTCGAGATGTCGTCGGCCAACGTCTATGCCGACCAGATCGAGTGGTGCCATCGCAACTTCAAGAATCGCGATTCGATCATCCTGAGCCTGCATCCGCACAACGACCGCGGCACGGGCGTGGCGGCGGCGGAACTCGGCTACATGGCCGGTGCCGACCGCATCGAGGGCTGCCTGTTCGGCAACGGCGAGCGCACCGGCAACGTCGACCTGGTGACCTTGGGCCTCAACATGTTCACGCAGGGCGTCGATCCCGAGATCGACTTCTCGAACATCAACGAGATCCGCCAGACGGTCGAATACTGCAACCAGCTCCCCGTGCATCCGCGCCATCCCTATGGCGGCGACCTGGTGTTCACGGCCTTCTCGGGCTCCCACCAGGACGCGATCAACAAGGGCTTCAAGGCGCTCGACGCGTCGAACAGCAAGGTCTGGGAAGTGCCCTACCTGCCGATCGATCCGGCCGATCTCGGCCGCAGCTACGAGGCGATCATCCGCATCAACAGCCAGTCGGGCAAAGGCGGCATCGCCTACATCCTGAAGAGCGACTACGGCATCGACATGCCGCGTCTCCTGCAGGTCGAGTTCTCCAAGCGCATCCAGCAGATCGCCGACGAGACCGGCAAGGAGATCCAGCCGGCGCTGATCTGGGAAACGTTCCGCAAGGAGTATCTCGAGAACACCTCGCCGGTGGCATTCGACAGCCACACCACCGTGCCCGACCCGGCCCATCCCGACGTGCGTCTTCTCGATGCCAAGGTGACCTTCAACGGCAAGCCGGCCACCATCTCGGGCCGCGGCAACGGCCCGATCGCGGGCTATGTCGATGCGCTGGGCAAGAATTGCGGCATCCAGATCCGGGTCCGCGACTATCACCAGCATGCCACAGGTGCCGGATCCGACGCCCAGGCCGTGAGCTTCATCGAGGCGGAGACGGCCAACGGCAAGGTCCTGTGGGGCGTCGGCATGGACTCCAACATCGTGGCCGCCTCGCTCAAGGCCGTCACTTCGGCCGCGAACCGGGCCGCCGCCGCCAAATAG